Proteins co-encoded in one Spirosoma endbachense genomic window:
- a CDS encoding SxtJ family membrane protein, with product MQKRISDLDMYKANLAISTGFLALYFFFGHKAWLLYISLSVGALTLLLPALARWISFGWFKLAEGLGYVNSRILLSIVFFLFLLPIALLYRLANRNPLSLRNGRQTGSLFVERNHTYAPKDMDNIW from the coding sequence ATGCAAAAACGCATTTCGGATCTCGACATGTACAAGGCCAATCTGGCCATTTCAACAGGTTTTTTAGCACTCTATTTCTTTTTCGGCCACAAGGCATGGCTTTTATACATCTCGCTAAGCGTAGGTGCGCTAACCCTGCTCCTACCTGCATTGGCACGCTGGATCAGTTTCGGCTGGTTTAAACTGGCCGAAGGTTTAGGCTATGTTAATTCACGGATTCTATTGAGCATTGTATTTTTTCTCTTCCTGTTACCCATAGCTCTTCTCTATCGGTTAGCCAATCGAAATCCTTTGTCCTTACGCAATGGTCGCCAAACGGGTTCTCTTTTTGTTGAGCGAAACCACACGTATGCACCAAAGGATATGGATAACATCTGGTAG
- a CDS encoding DUF5989 family protein — protein sequence MDFVKDMFLFLKERQKWWLAPMIIILLLLGIILVVGGGSAIAPFIYTLF from the coding sequence ATGGACTTTGTTAAAGACATGTTCCTCTTTCTGAAGGAACGCCAAAAGTGGTGGTTAGCACCCATGATTATCATTCTGCTGCTGTTAGGAATTATTCTGGTTGTAGGGGGCGGATCTGCAATTGCACCATTCATTTACACCCTATTTTGA
- a CDS encoding carbamoyltransferase family protein, with product MKILGISAFYHDSAAALVVDGQIIAAAQEERFTRRKHDPAFPAQAVQYCLNYSGLDLKDLDAVVFYDKPLLKFERLLETYYAFAPQGVRSFITSIPVWIKEKMFLKRLLREELEKIYGEEAAGVKLLFPEHHLSHAASAFYPSPFEEAAILTIDGVGEWATASICKGSGKELSILKELRFPHSLGLLYSAFTYFLGFKVNSGEYKLMGLAPYGNPASADVERYVDIIKKELVSIKEDGSIWLNQDYFNYATGLRMVHEAKWEALFGFPQRRPEDELQEQHCNLGLAIQRVTEDIVIRMAQEAKRLSGSRYLCLAGGVALNCVANGKLQESGVFDDIFIQPAAGDAGGALGAALAAYYIYFKQERKLSGRQDEMIGSYLGPDFSDQDVELVVRRYKGVYTYFNDIHELCTETARLLAEGNVVGWVQGRMEFGPRALGGRSILGDPRNAEMQKKLNLKIKYRESFRPFAPSVLAEDCDQYFNYRGISPYMLLVHPVATSRHKDLPADYHQLPLRDKLYYLRSDLPSITHIDFSARIQTVHKETNPRYYELIQSFKKLTGYGVIVNTSFNVRGEPIVCTPEDAYRCFMRTEMDYLVVGNYLFAKTAQPDWQEKDNWKEEFVLD from the coding sequence ATGAAAATTCTTGGCATTTCAGCTTTTTACCACGATTCTGCAGCGGCATTGGTTGTAGATGGACAGATTATCGCAGCTGCTCAGGAAGAGCGCTTTACACGACGTAAACATGATCCTGCTTTCCCCGCCCAGGCAGTCCAATATTGCCTGAACTATAGTGGACTTGATTTAAAAGACCTCGATGCTGTTGTTTTTTATGATAAGCCTCTGCTAAAATTTGAGCGGCTACTCGAAACATATTATGCATTTGCGCCACAGGGTGTACGATCATTTATTACCTCTATTCCGGTTTGGATAAAAGAGAAGATGTTTTTAAAACGGCTTCTTCGTGAGGAACTAGAGAAGATATATGGTGAGGAAGCGGCTGGCGTAAAATTGCTTTTTCCTGAACATCACTTATCACATGCAGCCAGCGCCTTTTATCCTTCACCATTTGAGGAAGCCGCAATCCTGACCATCGATGGAGTGGGCGAGTGGGCAACAGCTTCTATTTGCAAAGGCTCCGGCAAGGAACTTTCCATTCTAAAAGAATTACGTTTTCCGCATTCATTAGGTCTTCTATACTCAGCGTTCACGTATTTCCTGGGCTTTAAAGTCAATTCAGGTGAATATAAACTCATGGGTCTGGCTCCCTATGGCAATCCTGCTTCGGCCGACGTTGAGCGGTATGTCGATATCATAAAGAAAGAGCTGGTGTCAATCAAGGAGGATGGTTCAATCTGGCTCAATCAGGACTATTTCAACTACGCTACCGGATTACGAATGGTCCACGAAGCCAAATGGGAAGCTTTATTCGGATTTCCGCAACGCCGTCCTGAAGATGAATTACAGGAGCAGCACTGTAATCTCGGTCTGGCCATTCAGCGCGTTACAGAAGACATCGTCATTCGGATGGCGCAGGAAGCGAAACGCCTTAGCGGATCACGTTATCTGTGTTTAGCGGGCGGAGTAGCACTCAATTGCGTTGCCAATGGTAAACTACAGGAGTCAGGCGTATTCGACGACATCTTCATCCAGCCCGCAGCGGGCGATGCAGGCGGAGCATTGGGAGCAGCCCTGGCCGCTTACTACATTTATTTTAAGCAGGAACGAAAACTTAGTGGTCGTCAGGATGAAATGATCGGGTCTTATCTCGGTCCCGACTTTTCAGATCAGGACGTAGAACTAGTTGTTCGTCGCTATAAAGGCGTTTATACTTACTTCAACGATATTCATGAATTATGCACCGAAACGGCCCGGCTTCTGGCCGAAGGCAATGTTGTTGGCTGGGTGCAGGGCCGGATGGAGTTTGGCCCTCGGGCTTTAGGTGGAAGAAGTATTCTGGGTGACCCGCGCAACGCGGAAATGCAGAAAAAGCTGAACCTGAAAATTAAGTATCGGGAATCATTTCGACCATTTGCGCCGTCGGTACTGGCCGAAGACTGCGATCAGTACTTTAACTATCGCGGCATTTCACCGTATATGTTATTAGTGCATCCCGTTGCCACCAGCCGCCATAAAGATCTTCCAGCCGATTATCATCAACTGCCCCTGCGCGACAAACTATACTACCTTCGCTCCGATCTTCCTTCGATTACACACATCGATTTTTCGGCCCGCATTCAAACGGTTCACAAGGAAACGAATCCTAGGTATTATGAGCTAATTCAATCCTTTAAAAAGCTGACCGGTTATGGTGTCATTGTCAATACCAGTTTCAATGTTCGTGGCGAACCCATTGTTTGCACACCGGAAGACGCTTATCGCTGCTTCATGCGTACTGAAATGGATTACCTGGTTGTAGGCAATTATCTGTTTGCAAAAACAGCACAACCTGACTGGCAGGAAAAAGACAATTGGAAAGAGGAATTTGTTCTGGATTAA
- a CDS encoding SGNH/GDSL hydrolase family protein, producing the protein MTIFQRTLISVLSVFLLFTFTLFRPELFVRHPAGVWLFKLIVFAQFFLLVFLFGRRQKVYFWSLLLLLGVGELAIWGYAHRLADGQRRYARGHLFFHEIVDGWDKNLIQYDPELSRFDSVLFYTLKPGVQNATFKSGFEVDTPIRTNRLGVRDDESSLDNPAIIILGDSFTMGWGVPDSSCFASVLERKVGQKVLNAGISSFGTVREYNLFKRTKRDSCRVLVIQYCINDQPENNQLIAGTFKPSTQESYYEAVRYNALTADYYPFKYLHASLKACVQRLFVWSAQAAVKNTKLTQKVSRQFPYEDSFFYAIQQIRKEYKGPIVITCLNPDTTTPEIMEGFKAYLNRHALSGIYLADVSDLLTPNDYFTLDNHINEKGHYKVADRLAEVINKYKLL; encoded by the coding sequence ATGACCATTTTTCAACGTACCCTTATTAGTGTCTTATCTGTATTTCTACTGTTTACTTTTACCTTGTTTCGCCCCGAACTATTTGTCAGACATCCAGCGGGAGTTTGGCTGTTCAAACTTATAGTCTTCGCACAGTTTTTTCTACTCGTTTTTTTATTTGGGCGTCGCCAAAAAGTATACTTCTGGTCTTTACTGCTGCTGTTGGGAGTGGGCGAACTGGCTATTTGGGGGTATGCTCATCGGTTAGCTGATGGACAGCGTCGGTATGCACGCGGACACCTTTTTTTTCATGAAATTGTGGACGGCTGGGACAAAAACCTGATTCAATATGATCCCGAACTGAGCCGATTCGACTCCGTATTATTTTATACCCTAAAACCGGGTGTACAGAATGCTACCTTTAAAAGCGGCTTTGAAGTAGATACACCGATTCGTACGAACAGGCTAGGCGTACGGGATGATGAGAGCTCGCTGGATAACCCAGCCATAATTATACTTGGCGATTCGTTTACAATGGGATGGGGCGTGCCGGATTCAAGCTGTTTTGCCTCTGTTCTGGAGCGTAAAGTGGGCCAGAAAGTGCTTAATGCCGGTATTTCTTCGTTTGGGACCGTTCGTGAATATAACCTCTTCAAGCGAACTAAACGCGACTCTTGCCGGGTGCTGGTTATTCAGTACTGCATCAATGATCAGCCAGAGAATAATCAGTTGATAGCCGGAACCTTTAAACCTTCTACTCAGGAGAGCTATTATGAAGCCGTTCGGTACAATGCGCTGACGGCAGATTATTACCCGTTCAAATACCTTCATGCCAGCTTAAAGGCCTGCGTGCAGCGTTTATTTGTGTGGTCTGCTCAGGCAGCTGTTAAAAACACGAAGCTGACGCAGAAAGTAAGCCGTCAATTCCCGTATGAAGACTCATTTTTCTATGCCATTCAGCAAATCCGAAAAGAATATAAAGGGCCAATTGTTATTACTTGTCTAAATCCTGATACAACCACTCCCGAAATAATGGAGGGATTTAAGGCCTATCTAAACCGCCATGCACTGTCAGGTATTTATTTAGCGGACGTCTCTGACTTGCTCACCCCCAACGACTACTTTACGCTGGATAACCATATCAATGAAAAAGGGCATTACAAGGTAGCTGACCGATTGGCTGAAGTGATCAACAAATATAAATTGCTGTAG
- the folP gene encoding dihydropteroate synthase, whose protein sequence is MPKVTKKTLNCRGRLVSLETPVVMGILNITPDSFFAGSRIPLEKTVEIAQKMLADGATFLDIGGYSTRPGAADISPTEEADRVLPVIEAILKSFPDALISVDTFRASIARQTVESGAAIINDVSGGMLDQAMFETVASLDVPYVLMHMRGTPATMQSKTAYQNLVTDVIDELAFRLTELRAFGKKDIILDPGFGFAKTPAQNFLLLNQLESFGLFDEPILVGLSRKSTIWKTLGISANEALNGTTVLNTIALTKGASILRVHDVREAVETVKLTQQLTFF, encoded by the coding sequence ATGCCGAAAGTTACGAAAAAAACACTGAACTGCCGGGGACGACTTGTTTCGCTGGAAACGCCTGTTGTCATGGGCATTCTAAACATCACCCCTGATTCATTCTTTGCCGGAAGCCGGATCCCTCTCGAAAAAACGGTCGAAATTGCGCAGAAAATGCTGGCCGATGGTGCTACCTTTCTCGATATTGGTGGTTACTCGACCCGACCCGGCGCTGCCGACATTAGCCCCACTGAGGAAGCGGACCGGGTACTGCCCGTTATTGAAGCGATTTTAAAAAGCTTTCCTGACGCCCTTATTTCAGTGGATACGTTCAGGGCGTCGATCGCCCGACAGACGGTTGAGTCAGGTGCTGCCATTATCAACGATGTTTCGGGTGGCATGCTCGATCAGGCCATGTTCGAAACCGTGGCTTCCCTCGACGTTCCTTACGTGTTGATGCACATGCGAGGAACGCCAGCAACGATGCAATCCAAGACAGCTTATCAAAATCTGGTAACCGATGTGATCGATGAACTGGCTTTTCGACTCACCGAGCTTCGCGCCTTCGGCAAAAAAGACATCATTCTTGACCCTGGTTTTGGCTTCGCAAAGACACCTGCGCAAAATTTTTTGCTGCTAAATCAACTTGAATCCTTTGGGTTGTTTGACGAACCAATCCTGGTCGGTTTATCACGCAAAAGCACAATCTGGAAAACCCTGGGCATCAGTGCCAATGAGGCTCTAAATGGCACCACTGTTCTGAACACGATTGCACTCACAAAAGGCGCTTCTATCCTGCGTGTTCATGACGTTCGTGAAGCTGTTGAAACGGTAAAACTGACCCAGCAATTAACTTTTTTTTAA
- a CDS encoding DUF1599 domain-containing protein encodes MQNTEIEYRHVIQRCKDLFLKKNKDYGTAWRILRLSSITDQIYIKAQRIRTLQETGVSRVGEGIEPEFVGIINYCVMALIQLQLVNDSRTDLPTDELETLYDGQIGRVIDLLFAKNHDYGEAWREMRISSMTDIILMKLLRTKQIEDNQGNTLVSEGVEANYMDMINYAVFCLIKSNADTPLLR; translated from the coding sequence ATGCAAAATACTGAAATCGAATATCGGCACGTCATTCAACGCTGCAAAGATTTATTTCTAAAAAAAAATAAAGACTATGGTACTGCCTGGCGAATTTTACGTTTGTCCAGTATCACCGATCAGATTTACATCAAGGCCCAGCGTATTCGCACTTTGCAGGAAACGGGCGTAAGTCGTGTTGGCGAAGGCATTGAGCCAGAGTTTGTTGGTATTATCAATTATTGCGTCATGGCGCTGATTCAATTGCAGTTGGTCAATGACTCACGTACTGACCTTCCAACGGATGAACTCGAAACACTATACGATGGGCAGATTGGTCGGGTCATTGACCTGTTATTTGCCAAAAACCATGATTACGGCGAAGCCTGGCGTGAGATGCGTATTAGCTCAATGACGGATATCATTCTGATGAAATTGCTCCGCACAAAGCAAATTGAGGATAATCAGGGAAATACATTGGTTTCGGAAGGAGTTGAAGCCAATTATATGGATATGATAAACTACGCCGTTTTTTGTTTGATAAAAAGTAACGCGGATACTCCGTTGTTGCGGTGA
- a CDS encoding BT_3928 family protein, producing MTTAATQPKVKTGTPPMLIAARIARFLVGIVFVFSGFIKLNDPVGTQIKFEEYFEVFALDVPFLHDFFMALVPFTLAMSVLFCAAEIILGVALLVSYKPKVTTWLLFFLIVFFTFLTFYSAYFNRVTDCGCFGDAIKLKPWTSFSKDVVLTILILFIIGHRNRITPRKTGWVVALTTILTLGLGVYAISFLPPIDMLPYAVGKSIPAQMKPSEPLRYKYVMEKDGKTSDFDQYPTDQSYKFKEMVLVNESAKPKITDYRVWNDEGDFTQQTFEGDKLFIIVKNIKDIDAGSLPAIRALAEGLQGSKVTPYILTSASDDEIKAFRQEFQLNNVPYYKADATVLKTIMRSNPGTWLLHNGVVRGKWHYNSTPDAAEVQSLVK from the coding sequence ATGACCACAGCAGCCACTCAACCCAAAGTTAAAACCGGTACGCCACCGATGCTTATTGCCGCCCGAATAGCCCGCTTTCTGGTCGGTATCGTTTTCGTGTTTTCGGGATTCATCAAACTGAACGACCCCGTTGGGACGCAGATCAAGTTTGAGGAATATTTTGAAGTTTTCGCGCTCGATGTGCCGTTTCTCCACGATTTCTTCATGGCGCTGGTACCATTCACACTGGCTATGTCGGTGCTGTTCTGTGCGGCCGAAATTATCCTGGGTGTCGCATTGCTGGTTTCTTATAAACCTAAGGTCACAACCTGGTTGCTGTTTTTCCTGATTGTATTCTTCACATTTCTGACGTTTTATTCGGCTTATTTCAACCGGGTAACAGATTGTGGTTGCTTTGGTGATGCGATCAAGCTAAAACCCTGGACGTCGTTCAGCAAAGACGTCGTGCTGACTATTCTGATTTTGTTCATTATCGGGCATCGTAACCGGATCACTCCCCGCAAAACCGGCTGGGTAGTGGCTTTAACGACCATTCTGACGCTTGGTTTGGGCGTTTACGCTATATCTTTTCTTCCGCCAATCGATATGCTGCCTTATGCTGTCGGGAAGAGCATTCCGGCTCAAATGAAGCCATCCGAACCATTACGGTATAAATATGTCATGGAGAAGGACGGGAAAACGAGCGATTTTGATCAGTATCCGACCGATCAGAGCTATAAGTTCAAAGAGATGGTTTTGGTCAATGAGAGCGCGAAACCAAAAATCACGGATTATCGGGTCTGGAATGATGAGGGCGATTTCACGCAGCAGACATTTGAAGGGGATAAACTGTTTATTATTGTCAAGAATATAAAGGATATAGACGCGGGGAGCCTTCCGGCGATCCGGGCGCTGGCTGAAGGGCTACAGGGTTCAAAGGTGACGCCTTACATACTAACCTCGGCCAGCGACGATGAGATCAAGGCCTTTCGACAGGAGTTTCAGCTAAATAACGTGCCTTATTATAAAGCCGACGCCACCGTACTGAAAACAATTATGCGCTCGAATCCGGGTACATGGCTTCTTCATAATGGCGTTGTGCGCGGGAAATGGCATTACAATTCAACCCCGGATGCGGCTGAAGTACAATCTTTGGTTAAATAG
- a CDS encoding shikimate kinase produces the protein MKNIFLIGMPSSGKSTLGKRVADALHYRFIDTDKQIVRDEGRSIPDIFAQFGEAYFREAERRILRTIRPGDSAVVSTGGGMPCFHNNIEYINATGISVFLDVPVEILVRRIQAHAADDRPLNNPSDPDLFNTLQQRYVTRLPFYSQATIIVSGETNEDEVLRRIGAWM, from the coding sequence TTGAAAAATATTTTCCTGATCGGAATGCCCTCCTCTGGCAAGAGTACGCTGGGCAAGCGCGTAGCCGACGCACTTCACTACCGTTTTATCGATACGGATAAGCAAATCGTTCGCGACGAAGGACGATCGATTCCCGACATTTTTGCGCAATTCGGCGAAGCCTATTTTCGGGAAGCCGAGCGTCGGATTTTACGAACCATCCGACCGGGCGATAGTGCAGTCGTTTCGACGGGTGGCGGAATGCCCTGTTTTCATAACAATATCGAGTACATTAATGCGACGGGTATTTCCGTATTTCTGGATGTGCCGGTCGAGATATTAGTCCGGCGAATCCAGGCGCATGCTGCCGATGACCGTCCGCTCAATAATCCGAGCGACCCTGATTTATTCAATACGCTGCAACAACGATACGTAACCCGTTTGCCTTTCTATAGTCAGGCAACTATCATTGTTTCGGGGGAGACGAATGAGGACGAAGTGCTCAGGCGGATAGGCGCGTGGATGTAA
- a CDS encoding OmpP1/FadL family transporter, whose protein sequence is MNTKFFLSAILLSCTGLAFGQGPAADYADDAFRFSDFSQSGSARFRGLGGNQTALGGDASNLSGNPAGLAFYNRSELSISPSFNLVNNKSTFLGSETTINGGKLNIGQLGLILAGSSNNTRRWRRTAFGVSYSQSTNFFDKIDARGVNRNPNSSIAQTYANAANAGNYSEADLNDDYDPTSNTVSFREAAAYRLYLINPTDLGANGSGPPYTRLDATTAKDQRATLSRSGTHSQWTISYAGNLDDKLYIGGSIALTRLRYSSEYIFLEAPINGRDLVNYSQINRFDVTGNGFNATLGLIYKLSNDLQVGATLTSPTFSSAHEAFAQTLTVNTTSTIQLNGPNQIDVVSPYDNFDYSLQTPLRASGGATYFLGKGKIGFITATAEYVGYGGMRVRTSYFNTQQDNSDFKNDVKQVVQTSYQNVVNLRAGAEIRAGLLRLRAGVAYLPSAYKLDLDRVARGDRDKLLLSAGLGVRNERFFADLSGSYLTYKTGFTPFQLPSSLDTPTVATNNSNTNLMLSFGVFF, encoded by the coding sequence ATGAATACAAAGTTCTTTCTTTCGGCCATCTTACTGAGTTGTACGGGGCTGGCGTTTGGGCAGGGGCCTGCTGCCGATTATGCCGATGACGCCTTTCGATTCTCTGATTTTTCACAGAGTGGCAGCGCCCGATTTCGTGGCCTTGGCGGCAATCAGACAGCCCTGGGCGGTGACGCCAGTAATCTGTCTGGCAACCCGGCAGGCCTGGCATTTTATAACCGCTCCGAGTTAAGTATTAGTCCCTCCTTCAATCTGGTCAACAATAAGAGTACATTTCTGGGAAGCGAGACTACGATTAATGGTGGTAAGCTTAATATCGGCCAATTGGGTCTTATTCTGGCCGGGAGTTCGAATAATACCCGGCGCTGGCGTCGGACTGCCTTTGGCGTATCTTATTCGCAGTCAACCAATTTTTTCGATAAAATTGATGCGCGTGGCGTAAACAGAAACCCCAATTCATCCATTGCCCAGACATATGCCAACGCGGCCAATGCAGGCAATTATAGTGAAGCTGATTTGAATGATGATTACGACCCTACATCAAATACAGTCAGTTTCCGGGAGGCCGCAGCCTATCGGCTCTATTTAATTAATCCCACAGATTTAGGGGCAAATGGCTCAGGACCACCATACACTCGACTTGATGCGACAACGGCGAAAGATCAGCGAGCTACCCTGAGCCGTTCGGGTACGCATTCGCAATGGACGATTTCCTACGCCGGTAACCTGGACGATAAGCTCTACATTGGGGGATCGATTGCCTTGACCCGTCTTCGCTATTCGTCGGAATATATTTTCCTGGAGGCCCCAATTAATGGACGTGACTTAGTTAATTACAGTCAGATCAACCGATTCGACGTAACAGGGAATGGGTTTAATGCGACGCTGGGATTGATTTACAAACTCAGTAATGATTTACAGGTCGGTGCTACATTAACATCACCAACATTCAGTAGTGCGCATGAAGCGTTTGCGCAAACCTTAACGGTTAACACCACATCCACAATTCAGTTGAATGGGCCCAACCAAATTGATGTAGTATCGCCTTACGACAACTTCGACTATTCGTTGCAAACACCGCTGCGGGCATCGGGTGGTGCTACTTACTTTCTGGGGAAAGGGAAGATTGGTTTCATTACGGCAACTGCTGAATATGTTGGTTATGGCGGCATGCGGGTTCGAACCTCGTACTTTAATACGCAGCAGGACAATTCTGATTTTAAAAACGATGTGAAACAGGTTGTTCAGACCAGTTACCAGAACGTAGTCAATTTGCGGGCTGGTGCCGAAATTCGGGCTGGCCTGCTTCGGCTCCGCGCGGGGGTGGCTTATTTGCCAAGTGCCTACAAACTCGACCTGGACCGGGTAGCGCGAGGAGACCGGGATAAATTACTGCTGTCAGCTGGCCTTGGCGTCAGAAACGAGCGTTTCTTCGCCGATCTGTCAGGTTCATACCTGACCTACAAAACGGGCTTTACGCCATTTCAACTACCTAGCAGTTTAGATACGCCTACCGTCGCAACGAATAATAGCAATACCAATCTGATGCTATCGTTCGGCGTATTTTTCTAA
- a CDS encoding pilus assembly protein: MITQRMYRYLALAAMMGFWSCSSSRQTAQNTGEVDDLYGNSGNAAVYTNNSSDVSSVAPQTSRQQRQQQRSLRNANPDYNDDQQSYSSNTDEYYSELSTRKLNRGMSPDPGWGDNSTNSYNSGFVNGYNAASTSAYSWNRWGFNNTGFYSGLGLGMGLGSIGYGFGSPFYSPFGYGFGSSLAYSPFYSPYGYGYGGFGDPFYSPYAYGYGGYGGFYNSFYSPYGYGGYYGGYPAVVVTGADPYRNRNYVRSSSRSSGNYASGFDNSPRNYNPNGGRSSYNAGSASNRSTSDGYYARPGNNSRGTYYYDNGTSGNGRAGSNPSGTSASPAPSYNSGNDYYARPRTNSRGSYTPSNSGGRGSFQQSQPSYQQPSYQSQSRGNFSQPSYQQSQPSYSAPSRSYSAPSSGGGGFSGGGASHSSGGGGGGRGPR, translated from the coding sequence ATGATAACGCAACGCATGTACCGATACCTGGCACTGGCCGCGATGATGGGGTTCTGGAGCTGTTCTTCCAGTCGCCAGACCGCCCAGAATACTGGTGAAGTGGATGATTTGTATGGCAACTCCGGCAATGCTGCCGTATATACCAACAATTCATCTGACGTTTCGTCGGTTGCTCCACAAACCTCGCGTCAGCAACGTCAACAACAACGCTCGCTTCGCAACGCTAACCCTGATTATAACGATGATCAGCAAAGTTACTCCAGCAATACCGACGAATACTATTCTGAATTAAGTACCCGTAAACTAAATCGGGGAATGTCTCCTGATCCGGGCTGGGGCGATAATAGCACAAACAGCTATAACTCTGGTTTCGTAAACGGGTACAATGCCGCTTCGACCTCGGCTTACAGCTGGAACCGCTGGGGCTTCAACAATACTGGCTTCTATAGCGGTTTAGGACTTGGCATGGGCCTTGGATCAATCGGCTATGGTTTCGGCAGCCCGTTCTATTCGCCATTTGGTTACGGCTTCGGAAGCTCATTAGCCTACAGCCCATTCTATTCGCCATACGGTTATGGATACGGTGGCTTTGGCGATCCGTTCTACAGTCCTTATGCCTATGGTTATGGTGGGTACGGTGGATTCTATAATTCATTCTACTCTCCTTACGGGTACGGCGGTTACTATGGTGGCTACCCAGCCGTAGTCGTGACCGGAGCCGATCCATATCGGAATCGGAATTACGTTCGGAGTTCATCCCGTTCGTCTGGCAACTACGCATCTGGTTTCGATAATTCTCCCCGCAACTACAATCCTAATGGCGGCCGTAGTAGCTATAATGCAGGGTCAGCCAGTAACCGCTCAACTAGCGATGGGTACTATGCCCGCCCAGGCAATAACAGCCGGGGCACCTACTACTATGATAATGGCACAAGTGGTAATGGTCGTGCAGGAAGTAACCCTTCAGGTACTTCGGCAAGCCCAGCCCCCTCATACAACAGCGGTAACGACTACTACGCTCGTCCACGGACAAACAGCCGGGGTAGTTATACACCGTCCAACAGTGGTGGCCGGGGTAGCTTCCAGCAATCGCAGCCTAGCTACCAGCAGCCTTCTTACCAGAGCCAAAGCCGTGGCAACTTTAGCCAGCCTAGCTACCAGCAGTCGCAACCTAGCTACAGTGCTCCTAGCCGCAGCTACAGTGCTCCCAGTTCCGGGGGCGGTGGTTTCTCTGGCGGTGGTGCCAGTCACTCAAGTGGTGGTGGCGGTGGTGGCCGTGGTCCAAGATAA